The nucleotide window AGACCAACCGCGACGCCAAGCTCGTGGAGGGCGCCCTCGCGGCGCTTTCCGACGCTGCACGCACCGGCACGGGCAACCTCCTCGGCCTCGCTGTTGAAGCCGCAAAGGCTCGCGCCACGCTCGGCGAGATCTCGGATGCGCTTGAAAAGCATTTTGGTCGCTATCAGGCGACCATCCGGTCAATCTCAGGCGTGTACCGCACGCAGTTCGGCGAAGACGAGACAGTCGCCAAGGTCCGCACGCTGGTCGGCCAGTTCGAGAAGATCGAGGGCCGCCGTCCGCGCATCATGGTCGCAAAGATGGGTCAGGACGGCCACGACCGCGGCGCGAAAGTTGTGGCCACGGCCATGGCTGACCTCGGTTTCGATGTTGATATCGGGCCCCTGTTCCAAACCCCGGCTGAGGCCGCCCAGCAGGCGGTCGAGAATGACGTGCATGTGGTGGCGATGAGCTCCCTGGCTGCCGGACACAAGACGCTCCTTCCCCAGTTGGTGGATGAACTGCGCCAGCGCGGCCGCGAAGACATCCTCGTGGTCTGCGGCGGCGTCATCCCTGCGCAGGATTACGATTACCTCCTCTCGCATGGTGCAGGCGCCATCTTTGGGCCGGGAACGGTGATCCCCAAGTCGTCCCTCAAGATACTCGAGCTCCTGATGGAGCGCGTGGGCCCCGCGAGCTGAGATGGCGACAAAAGCGCAGCGCGAGCAATGCGGGCAGCCGCGTCCGGACTGGGTTCCCGATGCGGCTGGCCCCGGGTTCGCCACCTGGGTCCTGCAGGGCGCCACGCCGTCCGGGGTCGTCCGCAACAAGGCGGTTCCGCGGCGCCGGACGCTCACGGTGGATGATTACTTCGACGGTATCCGGAAAAGGGATATCGCGATCCTGGCGCGTGCAATCACGCTGGTAGAAAGCAATGTCGAGGCCCATCAGGACCAGGCCCAGCAGCTTCTCGCCAGGATACTTCCGTTGACCGGCGGTGCCATGCGCATCGGCATCACGGGCATCCCGGGTGCGGGCAAAAGCACGTTCATCGAGGCGCTTGGCACTCGGTTGTGTGAGCGCGGCCGCCGCCTCGCGGTTCTCGCCATTGACCCGTCCAGCAGCGTAACGGGTGGAAGCATTCTTGGCGACAAGGTGCGGATGGAGAAGCTCTCGCGTCAGTCAGGCGCGTTTATTCGTCCGTCGCCCTCAGGGGGGGCGCTCGGAGGAGTCGCCCGCAAGAGCCGCGAGGCGATGCTCCTGTGCGAGGCTGCGGGTTACGACGTCATCTTGGTTGAAACAGTGGGCGTGGGCCAGAATGAGGTCACCGTCCGCTCCATGGTCGATTGCTTCCTGGTCCTGATGATTGCAGGAGCCGGTGACGAGGTTCAGGGCATCAAGAAGGGCGTCATGGAGCTCGCCGACCTCCTCGCGATCAACAAGTCCGAGGGCGACAATCGCCCGCGAGCCATGGCTGCGCAGGCCGAGATCAAGCGTGTCCTGCATTACCTGCGGCCCGCCACCGAGGGCTGGGACCCCACGGTCACGCTCGTTTCCGCACTCTCGGGCGAGGGCGTCGATGAACTTTGGAAGGGTGTGAATGATTTCTTCCGCGCCGCTCGCGCGGCTGGAGCCCTGGAAGGAAGGCGTCGCGCGCAGACCGTTGCCTGGATGCATGCGATGATCCGCGAAGGGCTCCAAAGCGCCTTTTTTCAGAGGGAATGGGTTCGTCGGCGGATAGCTGAGTTTGAACGCGAGGTCTCCGAGGGTCGCATGCCGGCCGCCCAAGCCGCCCGCTCTCTTCTCACCGAGGCCGGGCTTTACCTGCCGGATATGGGCTCGCAGGCGGCCGAGCCTCCCCAGGAAAGTTCCTGACGGCTTCCGCGATCGGTGTGCGCTTTTGAGCCGCGTCTGGTGGCTGAAAAAACGGTGCAGGCGGGCCCGGTTTGTGTTCAAATTGTTCCGTGTCCCAACCGAGCCATATAGTTCTGGTGCTCACCACCCAGTGGCGTTGGGACATGCTTGGGTGCACAGGCCACCCCCAAGTGAGGACCCCGGAGTTGGATGCATTGGTGGCCCGCGGTCGTCTTTACACTCAGGCGGTGACGCCGCACCCGTTTGGTCCCATGTCGCGGGCGGCCCTCATGACCGGTGTGCCTTCCCCACGAAATGGAGTAAAAGAGTATTATGATCCGCTGCCCGCACACTGCCTGACGCTCGCAAGGCGCATGCAGGCTTTCGGCTATCGCACGGCTTTTTTTGGAAAGTGGCACCTCGCCGCGCGCGACCAAAAGGCCCCGCTTGTAGGGGAGAGCCATGCGCGTATGATCGTGCCGCCGCAGAACCGAGGCGGTTTTGACTTCTGGGAAGGATTCGAGAGTGGATTTTTGCTGAACGACCCCTGGTTGCATGGCTCCAGGCTCCCGCAGCCAGTGCAGGTGCGGGGCTACCAAAGCGACGTGCTCTGCGAACGTGCAGCGGCGTGGTGGCGTGAACGCCGTGACGACAAGCCCACGCTTCTGGTGGTGAGCTTGGAGGCCCCCCATCCCCCGTATGCAGCAGCGGCTCCGGTCGGCGAGTCGCCGACTCCGGAGTCTCTCGAGCTTCCGGCAAATGTCCCCCGCGGTGCCTTGGAGCCGCGGGTGCGGGCCGAACTGGCCGGTTACCTTCGCCACATCCAGGCCACTGACGCCGCCATCGGGAGGTTGTGGCGAATGGTGTCGCTCGCCAATGAACCCATCCGCTTCGTCTTCACGTCCGTCCACGGCGACATGCATGGCTCGCACGGCCTCTTTCGCAAAGGCTGGCCTTTCGAAGAGTCAGTGCGGGTGCCGTTTCTCGTCGCCGATTCCGGTCACGTTGACGCGGCTCGCGAAGAGCGCCCTTTCTCCCTGCTCTATGTGAACGAACTGTTTTCGAGCTGGGCGGTTGGTCGTGAACGGGAACTGACTGGTGATCCCGTGCCAATTGGCATGCCTTCCGTCGTCAGGCTGCCGTGGCAGTGCAACTATACCTGGCGAGGGCTTAGGGATGCGAAGCACAAGGTTGTCCTCAACGAGTCCGATGCGCTCCTTTTCTATT belongs to Opitutaceae bacterium and includes:
- the meaB gene encoding methylmalonyl Co-A mutase-associated GTPase MeaB gives rise to the protein MATKAQREQCGQPRPDWVPDAAGPGFATWVLQGATPSGVVRNKAVPRRRTLTVDDYFDGIRKRDIAILARAITLVESNVEAHQDQAQQLLARILPLTGGAMRIGITGIPGAGKSTFIEALGTRLCERGRRLAVLAIDPSSSVTGGSILGDKVRMEKLSRQSGAFIRPSPSGGALGGVARKSREAMLLCEAAGYDVILVETVGVGQNEVTVRSMVDCFLVLMIAGAGDEVQGIKKGVMELADLLAINKSEGDNRPRAMAAQAEIKRVLHYLRPATEGWDPTVTLVSALSGEGVDELWKGVNDFFRAARAAGALEGRRRAQTVAWMHAMIREGLQSAFFQREWVRRRIAEFEREVSEGRMPAAQAARSLLTEAGLYLPDMGSQAAEPPQESS
- a CDS encoding sulfatase-like hydrolase/transferase, with translation MSQPSHIVLVLTTQWRWDMLGCTGHPQVRTPELDALVARGRLYTQAVTPHPFGPMSRAALMTGVPSPRNGVKEYYDPLPAHCLTLARRMQAFGYRTAFFGKWHLAARDQKAPLVGESHARMIVPPQNRGGFDFWEGFESGFLLNDPWLHGSRLPQPVQVRGYQSDVLCERAAAWWRERRDDKPTLLVVSLEAPHPPYAAAAPVGESPTPESLELPANVPRGALEPRVRAELAGYLRHIQATDAAIGRLWRMVSLANEPIRFVFTSVHGDMHGSHGLFRKGWPFEESVRVPFLVADSGHVDAAREERPFSLLYVNELFSSWAVGRERELTGDPVPIGMPSVVRLPWQCNYTWRGLRDAKHKVVLNESDALLFYFDLESDPYELKNLANDPRRSVEAAAWRRKALQLAADYF